From one Stieleria sp. JC731 genomic stretch:
- a CDS encoding ThuA domain-containing protein — MAIWLDASHLNDGLSAAGKSPLQNDQQVSLWPDGSGNRRDLIQTEHDSCPGYKSSEEFRAVSFGGVQHYLQHREQDWNSKELTAFVVAATYSNPDSFTAWFSFSSDDTNDYQSGFNVDQLIGNPGKLQVVSVEGAGQSGADNLLRSPHEYGAVTRLCISSMPGPNGTALWVNGSPQGKRDRTESSMMSLTNFVLGARRYTHGGPPQQRGFLHADIAEVLIYDRKLDTAEREAIESYLEQKYGDVPRQPIPSIDTGGKALVRVEPSIPVQVLRPGFTVRRLPVDLPNINNVRYRADGQLIALGYDGNVWKLNDSDGDGLEETADLFWKNQGQLRAPIGMALTPQGYSKGQGLFVAAKGKCTLLVDTDEDDVADSEIIVADGWEEIANHVDALGVAIDPADGSVFFGLGTTDYANAYLLDKKGKPEYTIENDHGTIVKVSPDFKSRETYSTGIRFPVGLHFNREGDLFCTDQEGATWLPNGNPFDEFLHIQKGRHYGFPPRHPSYLPDVIDEPSTFDYKPQHQSTCGFCFNDPVNQNGPVFGPDQWSGDAFVTGYSRGKLYRTQLVKSATGYVARNELFACLNMLTADCCVTPDGGLLVACHSGGPDWGSGPAGRGTLFKIEYNADAVAKAPAVAQLVAQPVAIWPTSPREVRIEFDRPVDPELFRNAAELIDMSAGEFVSAGDQFESFWPGYSVVQMQQRTKRKDVRVYSAQLTSDRRALLLATDPLQTAMTYAVTIPISATDSNGPIDGDNRLAQLPQFDLSFEMTGCEATWQRDEQVLWRGWLPTIDLQASRKWTVGSAFHDQLWDLMSQEDEGHRGQLTIRLKADLDQMLRPEIQPGSKIDFQWHPEIVTLVTSDDVSLAGAQMASGNGRLLEKGQYRFDAPSSLVSLELDCRIRDGEQIPNSEISYFTNDDATLRPFPPSRSFVPWTIEPSEDASTKEMVLSEIEGGSWAAGFRLFHDTKSGCAKCHTIHGRGGVIGPDLSNLSHRDYASVFRDITQPSFAINPDFLVSTILLDDGRVLTGSIRTVDGMLHVGDSGGKTTVIDPEQVERLQPSTKSVMPEGLLKDYSSDQVRDLMTFLLTRGPSMPVLSTSEPAPPARSITDVRRVLDGAPENVDVAKPLKIVLVGGAKDHGPGEHDYPAWLTVWKELFSVAENVVLSTAMQWPSEQQLSDADVLVFYQRGDWNAERAKAIDSHLKRGGGLVYIHWAVDGQANSNDLAKRIGLSWGQGSLYRHGPLELNFSRDNSNPITRGFNVLRLVDESYWNLTGDLANPYIIATGIEQDSPQPLFWAKPHENGRVFVSIPGHYSWTFDDPLYRVLLLRGIAWSAGESVDRFNSLVLPGANVTH; from the coding sequence TTGGCGATATGGTTGGACGCATCGCACTTGAATGATGGGCTGTCGGCAGCGGGAAAGAGCCCGTTGCAAAATGATCAACAGGTTTCGTTATGGCCCGATGGTTCGGGCAACCGGCGTGATTTGATTCAAACGGAACACGACAGCTGTCCCGGCTACAAATCATCGGAAGAATTTCGCGCGGTTAGCTTTGGGGGAGTGCAGCACTATTTGCAGCATCGCGAACAAGATTGGAATTCTAAAGAGCTGACAGCATTCGTTGTGGCGGCCACATATTCCAATCCCGACTCATTCACAGCTTGGTTCTCGTTCAGCTCTGACGACACAAACGACTACCAGTCTGGATTTAATGTTGATCAGTTGATCGGCAATCCGGGAAAGCTGCAAGTTGTCAGTGTAGAAGGCGCGGGCCAATCCGGCGCAGACAATCTGTTGCGGTCGCCTCATGAGTATGGAGCGGTGACGCGGCTTTGCATTAGCTCCATGCCAGGACCGAATGGGACCGCCCTATGGGTGAACGGTTCGCCTCAAGGAAAACGCGACCGTACCGAAAGCTCGATGATGTCGCTAACGAATTTTGTGCTCGGTGCGCGTCGGTATACACATGGAGGCCCACCGCAGCAGCGTGGGTTCCTGCATGCCGATATCGCGGAGGTATTGATCTATGACCGCAAGCTAGACACCGCCGAACGAGAGGCGATCGAGTCATACTTGGAACAAAAGTACGGTGATGTTCCGCGTCAACCGATCCCCAGTATTGATACCGGGGGAAAGGCGTTGGTCCGTGTTGAACCGTCAATCCCGGTCCAGGTATTACGTCCTGGATTCACTGTCAGACGACTGCCAGTCGATTTGCCGAATATCAATAACGTTCGATATCGTGCCGATGGCCAATTGATCGCGCTCGGCTATGACGGAAATGTTTGGAAGCTGAATGACAGCGATGGCGACGGGCTGGAGGAAACAGCTGATTTGTTCTGGAAGAATCAAGGCCAGCTACGGGCGCCGATCGGGATGGCGTTGACTCCACAGGGTTATTCAAAAGGGCAAGGTCTGTTTGTCGCTGCCAAGGGTAAATGTACTTTGTTGGTCGATACCGACGAAGATGATGTTGCCGATAGCGAAATCATTGTGGCGGACGGATGGGAAGAGATTGCCAATCACGTCGATGCGCTGGGCGTTGCGATCGATCCTGCCGACGGGAGTGTCTTTTTTGGGTTGGGGACGACGGATTATGCAAACGCATATCTATTAGACAAAAAAGGTAAGCCTGAATACACGATCGAGAACGATCATGGGACGATAGTAAAAGTCTCGCCGGATTTTAAGTCTCGCGAAACCTATTCGACAGGGATCCGGTTTCCTGTCGGCCTGCATTTCAATCGCGAAGGAGACTTGTTCTGCACCGATCAAGAAGGCGCGACATGGTTGCCAAACGGCAATCCGTTTGACGAGTTCTTGCATATTCAAAAAGGTCGCCACTACGGATTTCCACCGAGGCACCCAAGCTATCTTCCGGATGTCATTGATGAACCGAGCACGTTTGATTACAAGCCACAACATCAATCGACGTGTGGGTTCTGTTTCAATGATCCGGTCAATCAGAACGGCCCGGTGTTCGGTCCTGACCAATGGTCTGGCGATGCTTTTGTGACTGGATATTCCCGCGGGAAGCTTTATCGAACCCAGTTGGTGAAGTCTGCGACAGGCTACGTCGCACGCAATGAGTTGTTCGCTTGCCTGAATATGTTGACCGCTGATTGTTGCGTCACGCCTGATGGTGGGCTTTTGGTTGCCTGTCATAGCGGCGGACCAGACTGGGGCAGCGGCCCCGCAGGACGCGGGACTCTTTTCAAAATCGAATATAACGCCGATGCGGTTGCCAAGGCCCCAGCGGTAGCCCAGTTGGTAGCTCAGCCGGTTGCGATCTGGCCGACCAGTCCGCGTGAAGTGCGTATCGAATTTGACCGTCCGGTCGACCCGGAATTGTTTCGCAATGCGGCTGAATTGATCGATATGAGTGCCGGTGAATTCGTCAGCGCTGGCGATCAGTTTGAATCGTTCTGGCCTGGGTATTCTGTCGTTCAAATGCAGCAGCGGACAAAACGCAAAGACGTTCGTGTTTATTCCGCCCAATTGACCAGCGATCGACGAGCACTTTTGCTCGCCACCGATCCATTGCAAACTGCGATGACTTATGCCGTCACGATTCCAATCTCTGCAACGGATTCAAACGGACCGATTGATGGTGACAACAGACTCGCCCAGCTTCCACAGTTCGACCTTTCGTTTGAGATGACTGGATGTGAGGCGACTTGGCAACGGGATGAGCAGGTGCTTTGGCGGGGATGGCTTCCGACAATCGATTTGCAAGCCAGTCGGAAATGGACCGTGGGATCAGCATTCCATGATCAACTTTGGGATTTGATGTCCCAGGAAGACGAGGGGCATCGGGGACAGCTGACGATTCGGTTGAAAGCTGATCTAGACCAGATGCTGCGCCCCGAAATCCAACCGGGTTCTAAAATTGATTTTCAGTGGCATCCGGAAATCGTCACGTTGGTGACGTCCGATGATGTCAGCTTGGCGGGCGCGCAGATGGCTTCGGGCAATGGGCGTTTGTTGGAAAAGGGGCAGTATCGTTTTGACGCGCCAAGTTCGCTTGTGTCGTTGGAATTGGACTGCCGTATTCGTGATGGGGAACAGATTCCCAATTCCGAGATCTCTTATTTCACCAATGACGACGCCACCCTGCGTCCATTCCCACCGAGTCGAAGTTTTGTTCCATGGACGATCGAGCCGTCCGAAGATGCCTCAACGAAAGAAATGGTACTGTCGGAAATTGAGGGGGGCAGTTGGGCGGCAGGCTTTCGATTGTTTCATGACACGAAATCAGGCTGCGCCAAGTGTCACACGATTCATGGTCGAGGAGGCGTGATCGGACCCGACCTTTCGAATTTATCTCACCGAGACTACGCCAGCGTTTTCCGCGATATCACACAGCCGAGCTTTGCGATCAATCCTGACTTTTTAGTGTCGACGATCCTTCTTGATGATGGACGTGTCCTGACCGGATCGATCCGTACGGTCGACGGAATGTTGCATGTTGGGGATAGCGGCGGCAAAACGACGGTGATCGATCCTGAACAGGTCGAGCGGCTTCAGCCATCAACAAAGTCGGTGATGCCGGAAGGTTTGCTTAAAGACTATTCCAGTGATCAGGTTCGAGACTTGATGACATTCTTGTTGACACGCGGGCCTTCGATGCCTGTTTTATCAACGTCAGAGCCAGCACCGCCGGCGAGATCAATTACCGATGTCCGGCGCGTGCTTGATGGGGCACCTGAAAATGTGGATGTCGCTAAGCCATTGAAGATCGTGCTGGTCGGTGGCGCAAAGGATCACGGGCCAGGAGAGCATGATTACCCTGCGTGGTTAACCGTTTGGAAAGAACTGTTCAGCGTGGCTGAAAACGTGGTCTTGAGTACCGCGATGCAGTGGCCGAGCGAACAACAACTGTCTGATGCTGACGTGCTGGTGTTTTATCAGCGTGGCGACTGGAACGCCGAACGGGCAAAAGCGATCGATTCCCACCTGAAACGTGGAGGAGGACTGGTCTATATCCACTGGGCTGTCGATGGCCAAGCAAACTCGAATGATTTGGCCAAGCGAATCGGATTGTCCTGGGGCCAAGGCTCGCTATATCGACATGGTCCTCTTGAACTAAATTTCTCCCGTGACAATTCCAACCCGATCACTCGTGGTTTCAATGTCTTGAGGTTAGTCGACGAAAGCTATTGGAACCTGACTGGGGATCTGGCGAATCCATACATCATCGCCACGGGTATTGAACAAGACAGCCCGCAGCCGTTGTTCTGGGCCAAGCCACATGAAAACGGTCGTGTCTTTGTTTCTATTCCCGGGCACTACAGTTGGACGTTTGACGATCCTTTGTACCGGGTGTTGTTGCTTCGCGGGATCGCCTGGTCGGCTGGTGAGTCCGTTGATCGCTTCAATTCGCTTGTCTTGCCTGGTGCCAACGTCACGCACTAG
- a CDS encoding serine hydrolase domain-containing protein has product MIRYSLSRSFLILAVCSSLVAGSFGPITSSELIAQSVTQQQIDPHAIDEAVQVFVDREELAGAVMLVASPQAVIYHSAVGYSDIDNGRLMSPGSMFWIASQSKPMTASALMMLVDEGKINVNDPVEKYLPEFKSQMVVAEQDDQHVLLKKPTHPITIANVLSHTSGLPFQSAIEVPTLDRLPLADRVRSYAMTPLQFQPDTKYQYSNAGINTAARIIEVVSGQPFEVFLQERLLEPLGMTETTFWPSETQNAKIATSYKPGKDKTGLEATTISQLRYPLTDQHERYPMPAGGLFSTARDIACFYQMLANEGEFEGKRLLSKESVQQLTSKQTQETLPNQYGFGFSTGGNRFGHGGAYSTNSYFDKQQGLIFIWLVQHAGFPGDGAKSQEAFRAAVLQQVASP; this is encoded by the coding sequence ATGATCCGATACTCGCTTTCCAGATCTTTCCTGATTTTGGCTGTTTGCTCCAGCCTTGTGGCCGGTTCATTCGGTCCGATCACGTCTTCTGAGCTTATTGCCCAGTCCGTCACCCAGCAGCAGATCGATCCACACGCGATTGATGAAGCGGTGCAGGTTTTCGTCGACCGCGAAGAACTGGCAGGAGCAGTGATGCTTGTGGCGAGTCCACAAGCCGTTATCTATCACTCTGCCGTCGGATATTCCGACATCGACAATGGACGTTTGATGTCACCCGGTTCAATGTTTTGGATCGCGTCACAATCAAAACCGATGACAGCCAGTGCATTGATGATGTTGGTCGACGAGGGAAAGATTAATGTCAACGACCCCGTGGAGAAGTACCTGCCGGAATTCAAAAGCCAGATGGTGGTCGCGGAGCAAGATGATCAGCATGTACTTCTAAAGAAGCCGACTCATCCCATTACGATTGCGAACGTGCTTTCGCATACAAGTGGTCTTCCGTTTCAGTCGGCCATCGAAGTGCCCACATTGGATCGACTTCCGTTAGCAGATCGTGTGCGCAGTTATGCGATGACGCCGTTGCAATTTCAGCCGGATACCAAATACCAATACAGCAACGCCGGCATCAATACGGCGGCTCGGATCATCGAAGTCGTGTCCGGGCAGCCGTTTGAAGTCTTCCTTCAGGAACGACTTTTAGAACCGCTGGGGATGACGGAAACGACGTTCTGGCCCTCGGAAACGCAGAACGCCAAAATCGCGACTTCGTACAAACCGGGAAAAGATAAAACAGGTCTAGAAGCGACAACGATTTCTCAGTTGCGCTATCCGCTGACCGACCAGCATGAACGCTATCCGATGCCAGCCGGTGGACTGTTTTCGACAGCACGCGACATCGCATGCTTCTATCAGATGTTGGCCAACGAGGGTGAGTTTGAAGGGAAGCGATTGCTTTCCAAGGAATCTGTCCAGCAGTTGACTTCTAAGCAAACGCAGGAAACGCTTCCCAATCAATACGGATTTGGGTTTTCAACTGGTGGCAATCGATTTGGTCATGGAGGTGCGTATTCGACCAATTCGTATTTCGACAAACAGCAGGGTTTGATCTTCATCTGGCTTGTACAACACGCCGGGTTTCCTGGTGACGGGGCTAAAAGTCAAGAAGCGTTTCGTGCTGCGGTGCTTCAACAAGTAGCGTCGCCTTGA
- a CDS encoding apolipoprotein A1/A4/E family protein produces the protein MRSFLGLFTVLMAVASFVGCNDSVTDRQADAVRDNSQALAEDVRDSSQQMAESTRETAEQRADNLEDRYSSAKPALEDNADERAEAIRDRAENKADALEEQGEQKADMIEEQGEQKADNLEELDD, from the coding sequence ATGCGATCTTTTCTAGGACTATTCACTGTGTTGATGGCAGTTGCTTCGTTCGTCGGATGCAACGACAGCGTTACAGACCGCCAAGCCGACGCTGTTCGCGACAATAGCCAAGCACTTGCTGAAGACGTGCGAGATTCGTCACAGCAGATGGCCGAAAGCACCCGCGAAACTGCCGAACAACGTGCTGACAACTTGGAAGACCGATACAGCTCAGCAAAGCCAGCGCTAGAAGACAACGCAGATGAGCGTGCGGAAGCAATCCGTGATCGTGCCGAGAACAAGGCCGATGCTTTGGAAGAGCAAGGCGAGCAGAAAGCCGACATGATCGAAGAACAAGGCGAGCAAAAGGCTGACAACCTTGAAGAACTCGACGACTAA
- a CDS encoding PH domain-containing protein: MQTDTVSETSMLYRCPMCKTPVEIDEHYVGETIDCPSCKRPFEVTPPQAWPISPDDVDSQRRSDTPRVSPDDVAGMESVERVIHPVVFRRHLAGTTVSILGVIAGLAGIAFGLSGQLILGVEPTITLVTSGVLLAVCGAFLLKWYVQSRFQSLSLTNERMIYQQGIISRQTSEIRHDDVRNVKVDQNIVERIFAFGDIAISSAGQDDMEIIINDIPRPQEVVNFIRKRQ; encoded by the coding sequence ATGCAAACCGACACCGTTTCAGAAACATCCATGCTTTACCGGTGCCCAATGTGCAAAACGCCGGTGGAGATCGATGAACACTACGTTGGCGAGACGATCGACTGCCCATCGTGCAAACGTCCATTCGAAGTCACCCCGCCCCAGGCGTGGCCAATTTCGCCTGACGATGTCGATTCGCAACGTCGCAGCGACACACCCCGCGTTTCTCCCGACGATGTCGCCGGAATGGAATCGGTTGAGCGAGTCATTCACCCTGTCGTTTTCCGACGCCATCTTGCTGGTACAACGGTATCGATCTTGGGTGTGATCGCCGGCCTGGCCGGAATCGCGTTTGGACTCTCAGGACAGTTGATCTTAGGAGTCGAGCCAACAATCACGTTGGTAACCAGCGGTGTCCTACTCGCTGTTTGCGGTGCATTCCTGCTGAAATGGTACGTTCAAAGTCGCTTTCAGTCGTTGTCTTTGACGAACGAGCGAATGATCTATCAGCAGGGAATCATCAGTCGGCAGACGAGTGAGATCCGACACGACGATGTTCGCAATGTCAAAGTCGATCAAAACATCGTTGAGCGAATTTTCGCATTCGGAGACATTGCCATCAGTAGTGCCGGACAGGATGACATGGAAATCATCATCAACGACATTCCACGTCCGCAAGAAGTTGTCAATTTTATCCGCAAACGCCAGTAG
- a CDS encoding alpha/beta hydrolase family protein has translation MAFAFTIEFKNSVKLIAGGCVMFQLGSTSSGCWALTGLLLAFCSNPAVAAEASPAGTSTAHYDPMQLDANRASEVIDTSVHDRTRDREIPLRLYLPSGKSPAPVILLSHGLGGSRRACGYAGEHWSARGYVVVAMQHHGSDESVWKDQPIRERMNALKRAASVRPALDRYADVKFVLDELASFNETDERLKGRLNLEKVGMSGHSFGAATTQGVSGQSAPGIGQRFTDKRIDAAVMFSPNRPRRFDPKAAFEKVSIPWMLMTGTKDTSPVNDTTPEDRRQVYPALPNTIDKYELVLHDAEHSAFGDGRGKSDSRHPNHHRAILALTTAFWDSYLNEDLEAKAWLGSDSARDVLESKDLWQKNLKAESVGKSLR, from the coding sequence ATGGCTTTCGCATTCACCATTGAATTTAAAAACTCGGTCAAATTGATTGCTGGAGGTTGTGTGATGTTTCAATTGGGTTCGACAAGTTCTGGATGCTGGGCATTGACGGGTCTGCTACTGGCCTTTTGTTCTAATCCGGCAGTGGCTGCCGAAGCGTCGCCTGCTGGAACGTCAACTGCTCATTACGATCCGATGCAACTTGACGCCAATCGTGCTTCCGAGGTCATCGACACTTCCGTTCACGATCGGACTCGTGATCGAGAGATTCCGCTGCGACTGTACTTACCGTCTGGCAAATCACCTGCGCCAGTGATCTTGCTTAGTCACGGACTTGGCGGTTCGCGTCGAGCATGCGGCTATGCTGGAGAGCACTGGTCGGCTCGTGGTTACGTAGTCGTTGCGATGCAGCACCACGGAAGCGACGAATCAGTTTGGAAGGATCAACCGATTCGCGAACGAATGAACGCCCTAAAACGAGCTGCATCTGTTCGTCCGGCTTTGGATCGATACGCCGACGTGAAATTCGTCTTGGACGAACTCGCGAGCTTCAATGAAACAGATGAACGACTTAAAGGTCGGCTGAATTTAGAGAAGGTAGGAATGAGTGGGCATTCGTTTGGTGCTGCTACAACACAAGGTGTCAGCGGTCAAAGTGCCCCTGGCATCGGCCAGCGATTCACGGACAAACGAATCGATGCAGCGGTGATGTTTAGCCCGAATCGTCCTAGGCGATTCGATCCGAAAGCAGCTTTTGAAAAGGTGTCGATCCCATGGATGTTGATGACCGGAACCAAAGACACATCACCGGTCAACGATACGACTCCGGAAGATCGACGCCAGGTCTATCCGGCGCTTCCCAACACGATTGATAAGTACGAGTTGGTACTGCACGACGCCGAGCATTCTGCTTTTGGTGACGGGCGGGGAAAGTCTGACAGTCGTCACCCCAATCATCATCGTGCTATTCTTGCCCTCACGACAGCGTTTTGGGATTCGTACCTCAATGAAGACCTTGAGGCGAAGGCTTGGCTTGGGAGCGATTCGGCACGAGATGTTCTCGAATCCAAGGACTTGTGGCAAAAGAATCTCAAGGCGGAGTCAGTTGGCAAGTCGCTTAGATGA
- a CDS encoding efflux RND transporter periplasmic adaptor subunit, with amino-acid sequence MKFGLALPLAMAGMIAGCGSKAPPTTPAPQATPVVASKPIVMPIVEWDEYTGRFDAINSVEIRSRVGGYLQSTHFEEGQMVQAGDLLAIIDPRPFRAEVNAAKARLEEANAGLKEAQSILRQTEAEKADAEAQLSLATSRFERARQLSQQRAISDEEVEVRRSETLQATASFEAANARIESSKAAIATSAAAIETAKANLQSAELNLQYTEIRAPINGLISSRNVTEGNLISGGSETSTLLTSIVSVSPIHIYFDANEQEFLKYVRLAKAGKRESSRNVKNPVYVSLIDEEGYPHQGHMDFVDNRIDPNTGTMRGRAILRNDEGLLTPGLFAKVRLPGSGRYDAVMIPDEAVISDQSEKYVYVVDSESKLHRQTVQLGSMSHGMRIVREGLTGSETIVTSGLQRIFEGAQVAVTEQPLKPKSSVLPDDYKPVPEDQWLTRAPEPAPIGIKRRSSVYGEPLAMDKPSLQFEKE; translated from the coding sequence ATGAAATTTGGATTAGCGCTTCCTCTTGCGATGGCCGGAATGATTGCCGGATGTGGCAGCAAGGCCCCCCCAACCACCCCCGCCCCTCAAGCGACACCCGTTGTTGCTTCCAAACCGATCGTGATGCCAATCGTCGAGTGGGATGAATACACCGGCCGGTTTGATGCGATCAACTCTGTCGAAATTCGCTCGCGAGTGGGCGGTTACCTGCAATCGACTCACTTCGAAGAGGGACAGATGGTGCAGGCAGGTGATCTGCTTGCGATCATCGATCCGCGACCGTTTCGGGCGGAAGTCAATGCCGCCAAAGCTCGCCTCGAAGAAGCCAACGCCGGTTTGAAAGAGGCCCAGTCCATACTACGGCAAACGGAAGCAGAAAAAGCAGACGCCGAAGCGCAACTATCTTTGGCAACGTCACGGTTCGAACGAGCGAGACAGCTTTCGCAGCAACGTGCAATTTCCGATGAAGAGGTCGAAGTCCGTCGCAGTGAAACTCTGCAGGCAACTGCCTCATTTGAAGCCGCCAACGCCAGAATCGAATCTTCTAAAGCGGCAATAGCGACGTCGGCCGCCGCGATCGAAACGGCAAAGGCCAACCTGCAATCGGCAGAACTGAATCTTCAGTACACCGAAATTCGAGCACCAATCAATGGTCTGATCAGCAGCCGAAATGTCACTGAAGGCAACCTGATCAGCGGCGGTAGCGAAACATCAACCTTGCTCACCAGCATCGTATCGGTTTCACCGATCCACATCTACTTCGATGCCAACGAACAAGAATTTCTTAAGTACGTTCGGCTCGCAAAGGCTGGTAAGCGGGAAAGTTCCCGCAATGTCAAAAACCCCGTGTACGTCTCGTTGATCGACGAAGAGGGTTATCCTCACCAAGGACACATGGACTTTGTCGATAACCGCATCGATCCGAACACCGGAACGATGCGAGGCCGCGCGATCCTGCGTAACGACGAAGGGCTTTTAACCCCTGGGCTTTTTGCCAAGGTTCGCCTACCTGGTAGCGGACGCTACGACGCGGTCATGATCCCTGACGAAGCTGTCATCAGCGACCAATCTGAAAAATACGTCTACGTTGTCGACAGTGAAAGCAAGCTTCATCGCCAAACCGTGCAGCTCGGATCAATGTCACACGGCATGCGCATCGTCCGCGAAGGTTTAACAGGGTCGGAAACGATCGTGACCAGCGGACTGCAACGGATCTTCGAAGGTGCCCAAGTCGCTGTGACCGAACAGCCTCTAAAGCCAAAGTCGAGTGTGTTGCCAGACGACTACAAGCCAGTCCCAGAAGATCAATGGCTGACGCGTGCTCCCGAACCCGCACCTATCGGTATCAAACGACGATCTTCGGTCTATGGCGAACCGCTCGCGATGGATAAACCGTCCCTGCAATTCGAAAAGGAGTGA